In Streptomyces sannanensis, the DNA window CCAGGCCCCGGTCCGGGATGTCCTGTACGGGCGCACCGGCGCGGCGCAGCAGTTTCCGCACGGAGTCGGCGAGCCCGGGGGCGCCGGGGGCGGCGTACTGCACCTGGTAGTAGTGCTCGGGGAAGCCCCAGAAGTCGTACACGAGCGGAACGTTCGTGGTGGCGCCGATGGCCAACGGCGCCTCCTCCCAGTGGGCGGAGACCATGAGGATCGCGCGCGGCCTGGGCAGGTCCGCGGACCAGGCGGCGAGCTCACCGGGCCAGACGGGGTCGTCGGCGAGCGGCGGGGCGCCATGGGAGAGGTAGAGGGCGGGCATGCGCTCGATGGCCCGGGCGTTCATGGCGGCTCCCGTCGGTGGTGCGGTCGGAGACTTTGTTTAAGTCTCAAGCTTTCAGGAATCCACGATAAATCCGTCTAGTTCAATTTTCAAGAAGCCGCCGTACAGTGGTGACATGACAACCGCACAGTCCGCGGGCGCGGAAGAGCCGCGCTGGCTCACCGACGAGGAACAGCGCGTCTGGCGCGCCTACCTTCACGCCACCACGCTCCTCGAGGACCATCTCGACCGTCAGCTGCAGCGCGACTCCGGGATGCCGCACATCTACTACGGACTGCTGGTCCAGCTCTCCCAGGCACCCCGGCGGCGGATGCGGATGACCGAGCTGGCCAAGGATGTCAAGATCACCCGGTCGCGGCTCTCGCACGCCGTCGCGCGCCTCGAGCAGTACGGCTGGGTGCGCCGCGAGGAATGCCCCTCCGACAAGCGCGGCCAGTTCGCGTCCCTGACGGACGAGGGTCTCGCCGTGCTGAAGAAGGCCGCACCCGGCCATGTCGCCGCCGTGCGTCAGGCCATGTTCGACCGGCTCAACCCGGAGCAGCTGCGGCAACTGGGCGAGATCATGCGCGTACTGGCGGAGGGCCTCCAGCCGAAGGACGCGAACGCGGACCTGCCCTGGCTCCGCTGAGCAGCGGAACCAGGGCAGGTCCGTGTCGTGTACGTCAGTGCGTGACGACCGGGACCTTGGTCTCGTCCTCGACGGCCCCGGTGGCGGCGTCCGCCTCGCCCGTCCCGGCCGCGGCGGCCCCCGGGCGACCGGCGTCGAGGAAGGTCACCGCGATCGCCGCGGAAACCACCAGGATGCCGACCGCCCAGCAGATGGCGCTGGAGTAGCCGTGCACCCTCCGCCTGGGCCTGGAGCAGCTTCGGGTCGACGCCGTCCGCCGCGTGCGAGGTCAGGTACGAGGTGGTGGCCGAGGCGGCGACGGTGTTCAGCAGCGCCGTACCGACGGCACCGCCCACCTGCTGCAAGGTGTTGTCTCACACCCGAGAGCCCACGATCGGGCCACCCAGCGCGCGCCCGCGCGCCCTTCGTCCGAGGGTGATCAGCAGGGAGCAGTACGGAACGGCCGACTGCCGTGGACCGGAAGGCGTCTCTATGCGGACCCGCCCCCGGATACGCACACCCCGCGCGCCCCGTCGCTGCGCCGCAGCCGCCGCCCTCATGGGCTTCATCCTCTCCGCCGTCACCTCGGCGGGCTCCACCCTCACGCCCACCCCCCGGTCCACCGCGGGACCCGTGGCCGCGACCGCGGCGTCGAAACTCGGTCCCTGCCGGATCGCCGGCAC includes these proteins:
- a CDS encoding MarR family winged helix-turn-helix transcriptional regulator gives rise to the protein MTTAQSAGAEEPRWLTDEEQRVWRAYLHATTLLEDHLDRQLQRDSGMPHIYYGLLVQLSQAPRRRMRMTELAKDVKITRSRLSHAVARLEQYGWVRREECPSDKRGQFASLTDEGLAVLKKAAPGHVAAVRQAMFDRLNPEQLRQLGEIMRVLAEGLQPKDANADLPWLR